Proteins from one Nitrobacteraceae bacterium AZCC 2146 genomic window:
- a CDS encoding cytochrome o ubiquinol oxidase subunit 3 (product_source=KO:K02299; cath_funfam=1.20.120.80; cog=COG1845; ko=KO:K02299; pfam=PF00510; superfamily=81452; tigrfam=TIGR02842; transmembrane_helix_parts=Inside_1_33,TMhelix_34_56,Outside_57_70,TMhelix_71_93,Inside_94_99,TMhelix_100_122,Outside_123_141,TMhelix_142_164,Inside_165_184,TMhelix_185_207,Outside_208_210), whose amino-acid sequence MNIAAAIDRTPQTALPSASEAGPARKRIAAAYGFWIFLLSDFIMFAALFASYAVLVRSTAGGPSGAQLFNQTIVAIETACLLISSYTCGLMSLAINSRNRFGMYGGALVTLALGAAFLTLEIREFAEMIAIGATPQRSAFLSAFFTLVGCHGLHVALGLVWLVVMMVQVSIMGFATAVQHRLLCFSLFWHALDIVWVGVFTVVYLMGVSP is encoded by the coding sequence ATGAATATCGCCGCCGCAATTGATCGGACTCCGCAAACCGCTCTGCCAAGCGCCAGTGAAGCGGGACCTGCTCGAAAGAGGATCGCGGCTGCCTATGGCTTCTGGATCTTCCTGCTGAGTGATTTCATCATGTTTGCCGCGCTGTTCGCGAGCTACGCGGTCCTCGTACGCTCCACGGCGGGCGGGCCCAGCGGTGCCCAATTGTTCAATCAGACTATCGTGGCGATCGAAACCGCTTGTCTGCTTATCTCGAGCTACACTTGCGGACTGATGTCCCTGGCCATCAATTCGCGCAATCGTTTCGGAATGTATGGGGGTGCCCTGGTTACGTTGGCGCTGGGCGCGGCATTTCTCACGCTCGAGATCCGCGAATTCGCCGAGATGATCGCTATCGGCGCGACGCCGCAGCGGAGCGCTTTTCTGTCCGCGTTCTTCACGCTGGTCGGCTGTCATGGGCTGCACGTTGCGCTCGGGCTGGTCTGGCTCGTCGTGATGATGGTCCAGGTCTCGATCATGGGATTCGCCACGGCCGTACAGCACCGCTTGCTCTGCTTCTCACTGTTCTGGCATGCGCTCGACATCGTTTGGGTCGGGGTATTCACGGTGGTTTATCTGATGGGAGTCAGTCCATGA
- a CDS encoding hypothetical protein (product_source=Hypo-rule applied; transmembrane_helix_parts=Inside_1_29,TMhelix_30_52,Outside_53_71,TMhelix_72_94,Inside_95_173) produces the protein MLTFIGFWLASANRSDVLRTSREGRHRHHAPFSVVAVAFVMALGALAICLFWPSLLPLVVAPREATAAPCAALFFMVLGAGALVFPLLLLFTAINYTTSCRKPRPCEVIDALAKVKDESHPLLSFRRPCAASRLIRKAPIPETRSATPRKIDCGAWLISTPRVACELIDFRNA, from the coding sequence ATGTTGACGTTTATCGGCTTTTGGTTGGCCAGCGCCAATCGTTCCGACGTCCTCCGAACGTCACGTGAAGGTCGGCATCGTCACCACGCGCCGTTTAGCGTGGTCGCGGTGGCGTTCGTGATGGCTCTCGGAGCGCTCGCGATTTGCTTGTTCTGGCCATCCCTGCTCCCGTTAGTCGTTGCGCCGAGGGAAGCCACGGCAGCACCTTGCGCAGCCCTTTTCTTCATGGTCTTGGGTGCAGGCGCGTTAGTTTTTCCGCTGTTGCTGCTGTTCACGGCGATTAATTACACGACGAGCTGCAGAAAGCCGCGCCCGTGTGAAGTGATCGATGCTTTAGCCAAGGTCAAAGACGAGAGCCACCCGTTGCTGTCGTTCAGGCGACCTTGTGCTGCATCGAGACTTATCCGAAAGGCCCCAATCCCGGAAACGAGATCGGCGACACCACGGAAAATTGACTGCGGAGCGTGGCTGATTTCAACTCCACGCGTCGCTTGCGAATTGATTGACTTTCGCAATGCCTAG
- a CDS encoding hypothetical protein (product_source=Hypo-rule applied; ko=KO:K21695; pfam=PF07869; superfamily=81442; transmembrane_helix_parts=Inside_1_6,TMhelix_7_29,Outside_30_43,TMhelix_44_66,Inside_67_67), whose product MKFVEINLFGVYVAPMSLLMVAAWLTTLALRRAAGRFGLLQYVWHPALFLFATYMIVLSSMVLVIAH is encoded by the coding sequence TTGAAATTCGTCGAGATCAACCTGTTCGGCGTCTACGTTGCGCCGATGTCCTTGCTGATGGTTGCCGCCTGGCTGACAACACTGGCTTTGCGCAGAGCCGCGGGCCGCTTCGGGCTGCTGCAGTACGTCTGGCACCCCGCGCTTTTCCTGTTCGCCACATACATGATCGTGTTGTCGTCAATGGTGCTCGTCATCGCACACTGA
- a CDS encoding malate dehydrogenase (oxaloacetate-decarboxylating)(NADP+) (product_source=KO:K00029; cath_funfam=3.40.50.10380,3.40.50.720; cog=COG0281; ko=KO:K00029; pfam=PF00390,PF03949; smart=SM00919,SM01274; superfamily=51735,53223), with translation MLKKLAEPTRECPTGYDLLRNPRLNKGTAFTDSERRRWGLEGLLPPAMLPIELQVARRHDELAKLDDDLQKYLVLSDLQARNETLYYAVLMSDPTTYMPIVYKPTVGEACQKFGHIFRQPRGVYLPISARGRLKELLGNWPEKDVRFIVVTDGERILGLGDLGAGGMGIPLGKLALYTACAGVPPEHCLPIVLDVGTNNQDLIDDDLYLGLRHERVRGADYLAFVDEFVEAVLQLYPKCCIQWEDFANFNAVPILKRYREEICTFNDDIQGTAGIALAGIFAALRLTKQGLVDQRFLFLGAGSAATGIAELISLAMAREGMDLAVARSHNALFDINGLVVTSRTDLADYQKLFAKDMTPASTFVEAIRALRPTGIIGVSTVPNLFTRDVVQAMAEINDRPIIFPYSNPTSRSECTAEDAYRWSDGRAVFASGSPFPPVELGGRRFVPGQGNNVYIFPAIGMAVFATEASLVTDEMFIVAAEAVAEQVTEDDLAVGLIYPPQSRILDVSLHVAERIATYIFDEGLAWASRPADVGALIRSCVYRPVYSG, from the coding sequence ATGCTCAAGAAGCTGGCCGAACCGACGAGAGAATGCCCCACGGGTTACGATCTGTTGCGCAACCCACGGCTCAACAAGGGCACCGCTTTCACCGACTCGGAGCGACGCAGATGGGGCCTTGAAGGTCTGCTGCCGCCCGCGATGCTTCCCATCGAGTTGCAGGTGGCGCGGCGGCACGACGAGCTCGCCAAGCTCGACGACGATTTGCAAAAATATCTTGTTCTGTCCGATCTGCAGGCACGCAACGAGACACTCTATTACGCCGTACTCATGTCGGATCCGACTACCTACATGCCGATCGTATATAAGCCGACGGTCGGCGAAGCCTGTCAGAAATTCGGCCATATCTTTCGGCAACCGCGGGGCGTCTATCTGCCAATCAGCGCACGTGGTCGCCTTAAGGAGTTGCTCGGCAATTGGCCTGAAAAGGATGTGCGCTTCATCGTCGTCACTGACGGCGAGCGCATCCTCGGTCTAGGCGATCTTGGCGCCGGCGGGATGGGAATCCCACTTGGCAAGCTCGCGCTCTATACCGCGTGTGCCGGCGTGCCGCCGGAACATTGCCTGCCGATCGTCCTTGATGTCGGTACCAACAACCAGGACCTGATCGACGACGATTTGTATCTCGGGCTGCGCCACGAGCGGGTGCGGGGCGCTGACTATCTAGCCTTTGTCGACGAGTTCGTCGAAGCCGTTCTGCAGCTCTATCCTAAATGTTGCATCCAATGGGAAGACTTTGCGAATTTCAATGCGGTACCGATCCTAAAGCGATACCGCGAGGAGATATGCACCTTCAATGATGACATACAGGGCACTGCGGGCATCGCGCTGGCTGGCATCTTCGCCGCGCTGCGTCTGACCAAACAGGGGCTCGTTGACCAGCGCTTCCTATTCCTCGGTGCCGGCTCGGCGGCCACTGGCATCGCGGAGTTGATCAGCCTCGCGATGGCTCGCGAAGGTATGGATCTCGCGGTCGCGCGAAGCCACAACGCGCTTTTTGACATCAACGGCCTAGTGGTAACCTCGCGAACCGATCTCGCCGATTATCAGAAGCTTTTCGCCAAGGACATGACACCTGCCTCCACCTTCGTCGAGGCGATCCGGGCACTGCGTCCGACCGGCATCATCGGCGTTAGCACCGTGCCGAACCTGTTTACCCGTGATGTGGTCCAGGCGATGGCGGAGATCAACGACCGCCCGATCATCTTCCCATATTCGAACCCGACGTCGCGCTCGGAATGCACGGCCGAAGACGCCTATCGTTGGTCCGACGGCCGCGCCGTTTTCGCCAGCGGCAGTCCCTTCCCGCCCGTTGAACTTGGCGGTCGGCGATTCGTGCCGGGCCAAGGCAACAACGTTTATATCTTCCCGGCTATCGGCATGGCGGTATTTGCTACTGAAGCTTCCCTTGTGACCGATGAGATGTTCATCGTCGCGGCGGAAGCGGTGGCAGAACAGGTCACTGAAGACGATCTGGCTGTCGGGCTGATCTATCCGCCGCAGAGCCGTATTCTCGACGTATCGCTTCACGTCGCCGAACGCATCGCGACCTACATCTTTGATGAGGGGCTCGCATGGGCTTCGCGACCAGCCGATGTCGGCGCGCTCATCCGCTCCTGCGTCTACCGGCCTGTTTACTCTGGTTGA
- a CDS encoding cytochrome o ubiquinol oxidase subunit 1 (product_source=KO:K02298; cath_funfam=1.20.210.10; cog=COG0843; ko=KO:K02298; pfam=PF00115; superfamily=81442; tigrfam=TIGR02843; transmembrane_helix_parts=Outside_1_14,TMhelix_15_37,Inside_38_57,TMhelix_58_75,Outside_76_108,TMhelix_109_131,Inside_132_142,TMhelix_143_165,Outside_166_192,TMhelix_193_215,Inside_216_234,TMhelix_235_257,Outside_258_282,TMhelix_283_305,Inside_306_311,TMhelix_312_334,Outside_335_348,TMhelix_349_371,Inside_372_382,TMhelix_383_405,Outside_406_419,TMhelix_420_442,Inside_443_458,TMhelix_459_481,Outside_482_495,TMhelix_496_518,Inside_519_591,TMhelix_592_611,Outside_612_614,TMhelix_615_634,Inside_635_660), with protein MNLLGKLDWNAIPLHEPIIMGATVFMVLIVAMVLGVITMKGAWPYLWREWITSVDHKRIGVMYIILALVMMLRGFSDAIMMRAQQAVAAGGAQGYLPPEHFDQIFSAHGTIMIFFMAMPFVVGLMNFAVPLQLGIRDVAFPTLNSVSFWLTASGALLINVSLAIGEFSKAGWTGYTPLSGLQFSPGVGVDYYLWSLQISGLGTLLAGINFVTTVLKMRTPGMSLMRMPVFCWTALATNLLIVAAFPILTAALAMLLLDRYLGFHFFTLDAGGNQMLYVNMFWVWGHPEVYILILPLFGVFSEVIATFSGKPLFGYRSMVAATLAICVLSFLVWLHHFFTMGASATVNGFFGVMTMIIAVPTGVKVFNWLFTMYGGRVRFSVPVLWAIGFMVTFVIGGMTGVLMAVPPADFQLHNSVFLIAHFHNVIIGGVVFGVMAGYNYWFPKAFGFKLDERWGKASFWCWFIGFYLAFMPLYLLGLMGMTRRMQHYDNLSWQPWLILAAIGTVIILAGIAFQVVQLVVSIRNREKLRDVTGDPWDGRTLEWATASPPPAWNFAFQPKVAGLDAFWSSKHGTQADEGTPGRKYEPVEMPMNSATGFVTAFFAVVIGFALIWHIWWLASVGLFGAFVTFLAFSFRRHSEIEVPAEQIARFERAHQAGVAV; from the coding sequence ATGAATCTCCTTGGCAAACTCGACTGGAACGCGATTCCCTTACATGAGCCGATCATCATGGGTGCGACTGTGTTCATGGTGCTTATCGTGGCGATGGTTCTCGGAGTCATCACGATGAAGGGAGCTTGGCCCTATCTTTGGCGCGAGTGGATTACCTCGGTCGACCACAAGCGCATCGGCGTGATGTACATCATCCTGGCGCTGGTCATGATGCTGCGCGGCTTTAGCGACGCGATTATGATGCGCGCGCAGCAGGCGGTTGCGGCCGGCGGCGCGCAAGGATATCTGCCACCGGAGCATTTTGACCAGATTTTCTCGGCGCACGGCACGATCATGATCTTCTTCATGGCGATGCCGTTCGTGGTTGGACTTATGAACTTCGCAGTGCCGCTTCAGCTCGGCATCCGCGATGTCGCCTTCCCCACGCTCAACTCCGTCAGCTTTTGGTTGACCGCCTCGGGCGCGCTGCTGATCAACGTTTCTCTCGCGATTGGTGAGTTCTCAAAGGCCGGCTGGACGGGTTATACCCCGCTGAGCGGACTGCAATTCTCGCCCGGAGTGGGCGTCGACTACTATCTTTGGTCGCTGCAGATTTCCGGTCTCGGCACATTGCTGGCGGGAATCAATTTCGTCACCACGGTTCTGAAGATGCGAACACCGGGAATGAGCCTTATGCGCATGCCGGTTTTCTGCTGGACTGCGCTCGCGACTAACCTGCTCATTGTTGCGGCCTTTCCGATCCTGACCGCTGCGCTCGCAATGCTGTTGCTCGACCGCTATCTCGGCTTTCATTTCTTCACCCTCGATGCGGGGGGCAATCAGATGTTGTACGTCAATATGTTCTGGGTATGGGGACACCCGGAAGTTTACATCCTGATCTTGCCGCTATTCGGTGTGTTTTCGGAAGTCATCGCGACCTTCTCCGGCAAGCCTCTTTTCGGGTACCGCTCAATGGTGGCCGCGACCTTGGCGATCTGCGTCCTCTCCTTCCTGGTTTGGCTGCACCATTTCTTCACCATGGGCGCCAGCGCCACCGTCAACGGCTTCTTTGGTGTAATGACCATGATCATCGCCGTACCGACCGGTGTGAAGGTCTTCAACTGGCTGTTCACTATGTACGGTGGCCGGGTTCGCTTCTCGGTGCCGGTGCTGTGGGCCATCGGGTTCATGGTGACGTTCGTGATCGGCGGCATGACCGGCGTGCTGATGGCGGTCCCACCGGCCGACTTCCAGCTCCACAACAGCGTGTTCCTCATCGCGCACTTCCATAATGTCATCATCGGCGGCGTCGTGTTCGGCGTGATGGCGGGCTACAATTATTGGTTCCCCAAGGCATTCGGCTTCAAGCTCGACGAACGTTGGGGCAAGGCCTCGTTCTGGTGCTGGTTTATTGGATTCTATCTCGCCTTCATGCCGCTTTATCTGCTGGGCCTGATGGGCATGACCAGGCGCATGCAACACTACGACAACTTGTCCTGGCAGCCGTGGCTGATATTGGCGGCGATCGGTACCGTTATCATCCTGGCCGGGATCGCCTTCCAGGTCGTGCAGCTCGTCGTGTCGATCCGTAATCGCGAGAAGCTGCGTGACGTGACCGGTGACCCCTGGGATGGTCGCACGCTTGAATGGGCGACGGCGTCGCCGCCGCCGGCATGGAACTTCGCGTTCCAGCCGAAGGTCGCCGGATTGGACGCGTTCTGGAGCAGCAAACACGGCACACAGGCGGACGAGGGCACACCGGGGCGTAAGTACGAGCCCGTCGAAATGCCCATGAACAGCGCCACTGGCTTCGTTACTGCCTTCTTTGCAGTCGTCATCGGCTTTGCGTTGATCTGGCACATTTGGTGGCTGGCCAGCGTCGGTCTGTTCGGCGCATTCGTGACCTTCCTTGCCTTCTCGTTCCGCCGTCACAGCGAAATAGAGGTGCCAGCCGAACAGATCGCCCGGTTCGAACGGGCTCACCAGGCAGGAGTTGCAGTATGA
- a CDS encoding cytochrome o ubiquinol oxidase operon protein cyoD (product_source=KO:K02300; cog=COG3125; ko=KO:K02300; pfam=PF03626; superfamily=81345; tigrfam=TIGR02847; transmembrane_helix_parts=Inside_1_24,TMhelix_25_47,Outside_48_56,TMhelix_57_76,Inside_77_88,TMhelix_89_111,Outside_112_131) produces the protein MTEARYDRAPGDRPSREMQPSAPSPLLVYTVGLSVAVLLTATSFWAANTTLLWPGGVFLGLAVLAIAQMGIHLVFFLHITTGPESTNNVLALAFGVLIVFVVVAGSMWIMADMNENMLMPTGESMTLPMRR, from the coding sequence ATGACCGAAGCTCGATACGATCGCGCGCCTGGAGACAGGCCGAGCCGCGAGATGCAACCGTCGGCTCCCTCTCCACTTCTCGTCTACACGGTCGGCCTATCTGTGGCGGTCCTTCTCACTGCCACGTCTTTCTGGGCTGCAAACACCACGCTGCTCTGGCCAGGCGGCGTCTTCCTTGGGCTTGCCGTCCTCGCCATCGCCCAAATGGGCATTCACCTGGTGTTCTTCCTGCATATTACCACCGGGCCGGAAAGCACCAACAACGTCCTGGCGCTCGCGTTTGGTGTGCTCATCGTCTTTGTGGTCGTCGCCGGTTCGATGTGGATCATGGCCGATATGAACGAGAACATGCTGATGCCGACCGGCGAGTCGATGACTTTGCCCATGCGGCGGTGA
- a CDS encoding putative membrane protein YccC (product_source=COG1289; cog=COG1289; pfam=PF04632; superfamily=48498; transmembrane_helix_parts=Inside_1_34,TMhelix_35_57,Outside_58_83,TMhelix_84_103,Inside_104_107,TMhelix_108_127,Outside_128_136,TMhelix_137_159,Inside_160_171,TMhelix_172_191,Outside_192_408,TMhelix_409_431,Inside_432_437,TMhelix_438_460,Outside_461_469,TMhelix_470_489,Inside_490_495,TMhelix_496_515,Outside_516_524,TMhelix_525_547,Inside_548_696), producing the protein MTEGTNQSAPAVDDRAAIGLRATLANVARVAGPPLLFGFRLWASVCTALFVAFWLQLDDPHWAGTSAAIVCQQYLGASLRKARYRIIGTVVGAVTVVILAAWFPQDRVGFLVGLALWSGICAFGATLFRNFASYAAALAGYTAAIIAAGILGATGGASSEVFMLAVTRASEISIGILSAGLVLAGSDFGAAPRRLAAKFAEISGDIAAGFRSSLEVAGSESFDAQTPVRRELIRQVVALDPVIDQAIGESSKLRYHSPVLEAAVDGLFGALAAWRGVLARLGRSAPATAKAEAEAIMRTMGPELRSVLLPGEAGSWMTDPVDLQRRYGTAVRGLVAMPANTPSLRLLTDQTANVLAGLITVLEALAVLVVDPARVHSPGRNTKLYVPDWLPPVVNAGRAFAAIGAVELFWVVTGWPNGGIAIVFVTVVVLLLSPRGELAFLGSVALALGTIAAIPIAAAIKFAAFPAIETFPAFCLILGAFFIPVGAAMVQSRQPGLAVIWTALAINLLPILQPANQLNYNTAQFYNSALAIFVGCVVGPILFLLVPPLSPAFRTKRLLDLTLRDLGRLAIESVPMDARSWRGRIHSRLTALPDSAEPLQRAQLLAALSVGTEIIHLRQEMVELDLGPELDLALENLAQGNSTAATAQLASLDRRVASIVDFGTRTSLALRTRGRILLISDALAEHRAYFDTGGPG; encoded by the coding sequence ATGACCGAAGGAACTAATCAGAGCGCGCCGGCAGTGGACGATCGTGCGGCTATCGGGTTGAGAGCGACTCTGGCGAACGTTGCTCGCGTCGCGGGACCGCCGCTGCTGTTTGGCTTTCGGCTATGGGCCTCCGTTTGCACTGCGCTCTTTGTCGCTTTCTGGCTCCAGCTCGACGACCCCCATTGGGCGGGTACCTCTGCGGCAATCGTGTGTCAGCAATATCTCGGGGCTTCGCTGCGCAAGGCGCGATACCGTATCATCGGCACCGTCGTGGGTGCGGTGACCGTTGTGATCCTGGCGGCTTGGTTTCCGCAGGATCGCGTCGGCTTTCTAGTGGGGTTGGCGCTTTGGAGCGGGATATGCGCTTTTGGCGCCACCCTATTCCGAAACTTCGCTTCCTATGCAGCGGCGCTCGCCGGCTACACTGCGGCGATCATCGCGGCCGGCATACTCGGCGCCACCGGGGGCGCCAGCAGTGAGGTCTTCATGCTGGCGGTCACCCGTGCCAGCGAGATCTCGATTGGCATCCTCAGCGCTGGACTTGTGCTCGCCGGGTCCGATTTCGGGGCGGCCCCCCGACGGCTTGCGGCCAAGTTTGCAGAAATTTCAGGCGACATCGCCGCCGGATTCAGGTCCAGCCTGGAAGTGGCTGGATCCGAATCGTTCGACGCGCAGACGCCGGTCCGACGAGAGCTCATCCGACAGGTCGTTGCACTCGATCCGGTGATCGACCAAGCGATCGGAGAGTCCTCAAAACTTCGCTATCACTCGCCGGTTCTGGAGGCCGCGGTCGATGGGCTCTTTGGTGCGCTCGCCGCGTGGCGGGGCGTTTTGGCACGGCTTGGCCGGTCTGCGCCCGCCACCGCTAAAGCAGAAGCCGAAGCCATTATGCGCACCATGGGACCAGAATTGCGTTCCGTCCTGCTGCCGGGCGAGGCAGGATCCTGGATGACCGATCCGGTTGACTTGCAGCGTCGCTATGGCACGGCTGTTCGGGGCCTAGTGGCCATGCCGGCCAACACGCCCTCCCTGCGCCTGCTGACGGACCAGACCGCAAACGTCCTTGCCGGCCTTATAACGGTGCTCGAAGCGTTGGCGGTGCTGGTTGTCGATCCCGCGCGCGTCCACTCTCCCGGTCGCAATACGAAACTCTACGTCCCCGATTGGCTGCCACCTGTCGTCAACGCAGGCCGCGCATTCGCGGCGATCGGCGCGGTCGAATTGTTCTGGGTCGTCACCGGCTGGCCGAACGGCGGCATAGCGATCGTATTTGTCACCGTTGTGGTCCTCCTGCTTTCGCCGAGAGGCGAACTGGCCTTCCTGGGCTCCGTCGCGTTAGCCTTGGGTACGATCGCGGCAATCCCAATTGCTGCGGCGATCAAATTTGCTGCATTTCCGGCAATAGAGACATTCCCCGCGTTTTGTCTTATCCTTGGTGCGTTCTTCATTCCGGTTGGCGCGGCGATGGTACAGAGCCGGCAACCCGGCCTGGCGGTAATATGGACTGCCCTGGCAATCAATCTTTTGCCTATCCTGCAGCCTGCGAACCAACTGAACTACAACACGGCGCAATTCTACAACTCTGCACTCGCTATTTTCGTAGGCTGTGTCGTGGGGCCGATTTTGTTTCTGCTTGTGCCACCGCTATCGCCGGCGTTCCGAACCAAACGGCTCCTAGATTTGACTTTGCGCGATCTGGGCCGCCTCGCGATCGAAAGCGTGCCAATGGACGCGAGGAGCTGGCGGGGTCGTATCCACAGCCGGCTCACGGCATTGCCTGATAGCGCGGAGCCTTTGCAGCGAGCACAGCTCCTGGCCGCGCTTTCGGTCGGGACCGAAATTATTCATCTTCGGCAGGAGATGGTCGAACTGGACCTCGGCCCGGAGCTCGACTTGGCGCTGGAAAACCTGGCGCAAGGCAACAGTACCGCCGCAACGGCACAGCTTGCCTCGCTCGATCGTCGTGTCGCATCGATCGTGGATTTCGGAACGCGGACCTCGCTCGCCCTACGTACCCGCGGCCGTATTCTCCTCATTTCCGACGCTCTCGCTGAACACCGCGCATACTTCGACACAGGAGGCCCCGGTTGA
- a CDS encoding multidrug resistance efflux pump (product_source=COG1566; cath_funfam=2.40.50.100; cog=COG1566; pfam=PF16576; superfamily=111369; transmembrane_helix_parts=Inside_1_35,TMhelix_36_53,Outside_54_322) — MSDAELKLEHGKSADAHVFQAETPEARKRKRQSVRIAPLLITLGAIGIAIWLGRAMWNAYMETPWTRDGMVRAYVVTMTPEISGRIIEMPVVDNQFVRKGDLLMVIDPTDYRIALDTAEAAVLQAKATAENAQVQAERRRKLTDLAVTVEARQTYDANALASKAQHLQAIAQLDRAKVNLERTQIRSPVNGWVTNLLARQGDYASVGRNAISIVDADSYWVDGYFEETQLASIHDGDAVSVKLMGSSQTVGGEVASVARGINVSNAQPNQQGLAMVNPIFTWVRLAQRVPVRIRITHVPDGVRLVAGLTATVQIEPPRKLLN; from the coding sequence ATGTCGGATGCTGAATTGAAGCTGGAGCACGGGAAGAGTGCCGATGCTCATGTCTTCCAGGCTGAGACGCCGGAGGCTCGTAAAAGGAAGAGGCAGAGCGTTCGAATCGCTCCGCTGCTGATTACGCTCGGCGCGATCGGCATCGCCATCTGGCTGGGTCGCGCGATGTGGAATGCGTACATGGAGACGCCTTGGACACGCGACGGCATGGTCCGCGCCTATGTTGTGACCATGACGCCCGAGATCTCAGGCCGCATCATCGAGATGCCGGTGGTTGACAATCAGTTCGTGCGCAAGGGTGATTTGCTGATGGTCATCGATCCAACCGACTACAGGATCGCTCTCGACACGGCGGAGGCAGCCGTGCTGCAAGCCAAGGCAACGGCCGAAAACGCCCAGGTCCAGGCCGAGCGCCGGCGCAAGCTGACCGATTTGGCGGTGACCGTTGAGGCTAGGCAGACCTACGACGCAAACGCGCTGGCGAGCAAGGCGCAACATCTACAGGCTATCGCCCAACTCGATCGGGCGAAGGTCAATCTGGAGCGTACTCAGATCCGTTCTCCGGTGAACGGATGGGTGACCAATCTCCTGGCACGGCAAGGTGATTATGCCAGCGTTGGTCGGAACGCGATTTCCATTGTCGATGCGGATTCCTACTGGGTAGACGGCTATTTCGAGGAAACGCAACTCGCTTCGATCCACGATGGTGATGCCGTCAGTGTCAAGCTAATGGGAAGCAGCCAGACCGTCGGCGGCGAGGTCGCCAGCGTTGCGCGCGGCATCAACGTCTCAAATGCTCAGCCCAATCAGCAAGGGCTTGCCATGGTGAACCCCATTTTTACCTGGGTGCGCCTTGCCCAACGCGTGCCAGTCCGCATCCGAATCACACACGTGCCAGATGGCGTTCGCCTGGTTGCGGGGTTAACCGCCACGGTACAGATCGAACCACCTCGTAAACTCCTGAATTGA
- a CDS encoding hypothetical protein (product_source=Hypo-rule applied; superfamily=53697; transmembrane_helix_parts=Outside_1_14,TMhelix_15_37,Inside_38_160), whose amino-acid sequence MSTLKVAMGWSMDTSIISAVAALIGAAIGGLTSVLASWLTQRTHARAQWLTQETIRRQELYKEFIEEAASCYADALLHEKPEIPAWIQLYAKIGRMRVLSSPRVIVCAEEVGQKIINTYMVPNKTFLEVREMIDNKSIDILSDFGRACREEFDSLRTQRS is encoded by the coding sequence ATGAGCACGCTCAAAGTGGCCATGGGATGGTCTATGGACACTTCAATTATCTCGGCCGTCGCAGCCCTGATAGGAGCGGCAATAGGCGGCTTGACATCAGTGCTTGCGTCCTGGCTTACGCAAAGAACGCATGCACGCGCGCAGTGGCTGACGCAAGAGACGATCCGGCGCCAGGAACTTTACAAGGAATTCATCGAAGAAGCTGCAAGTTGCTATGCCGATGCGCTCCTACACGAAAAGCCGGAAATTCCTGCTTGGATCCAGCTTTATGCCAAGATCGGCAGAATGCGCGTCTTGTCCTCGCCACGGGTCATTGTCTGCGCCGAGGAAGTGGGACAGAAGATCATCAACACCTATATGGTGCCGAACAAGACATTCCTTGAAGTACGCGAGATGATCGACAACAAATCCATCGACATTCTCAGCGACTTTGGCCGGGCCTGCCGGGAAGAATTCGACTCGCTACGTACGCAGCGATCATGA